The genomic stretch CCGCGCGTTCGTGATGCCCAACCCCTGGGATGCCGGCTCCGCCAAGATGCTCGCCAGCCTCGGCTTCGAGGCCCTGGCCACCACCAGCGCGGGCTTTGCCTTCAGTCTCGGACGTCCGGATGCCGAAGGTGCGCTATCACTGGAAGATACCCTGGGGAATGCCCGGATGATTGTCCAGGCCACTGCGCTGCCGGTGGCAGCAGATTTGGAAAACGGCTTCAGCGATACCCCCCAGGGGTGCGCCCAGAGCCTGTTGCACGCCGCTGCTACCGGCATCGTCGGTGGCTCCATCGAAGACGCCACTGGGATTGCGGTCGACCCGATCTACCCCTTTGATCTGTCCGTTGAACGCATCGAGGCCGCTGTCGCCGCCGCGCGCAGCCTGCCATTTCCCTTCATGCTGACGGCCCGCGCGGAAAACCTCCTGCATGGCCGCCTGGATCTGACCGACACTATTAGCCGTTTGCAGGCCTATGCCGAAGCCGGCGCCGACGTGTTGTATGCCCCCGGCTTGCGCAGTGCCGAGGAAGTCTTGGCGGTGGTGCGGGCAGTGGCGCCAAAGCCGGTGAATGTGTTGATGTCCGGTGGTCTCAAGCTTTCGGTGACGCAGTTGAGCGAGATGGGCGTCAAGCGCATCAGCGTTGGCTCGGCCATGGCCCTTGCGGCCTATGGCGAGTTTTTCAGGGCTGCACGGGAGGTTCAGGAACTGGGGACCTTTACCTTCACCGAACGCTCGATGCCGTTCAGCCAGGCCAATCAGTTGTTCAAGGGGTGAGCCATGATTTGGTCAACGTGCCGGGGCTTGTGCCGCTAACGATCAGGCTGCCAGGCGCAGGTTATTGAGGATCAGTGGGCGCGCCCAGCCGCAATCGAAGTCCAGGGCCTTTTGCTGCTGCACCAACGCTTCATCCGAATACGGCTCGGCTGCGGGTGGCAGCAGGTCCAGTTCGAATTCGGCAATCGGCAGGAACAACGGCTTGGGTTGCGGCGCCGGGCCAGGTTCGGGCAGTGGCTGGCCTGCCGTCAGTACGATGGGCCGTACCCAACCACTGTCGAAGTTCTGCTGGCGTTGCTGGGCGACAATTTCATCTTCAGGGAATGGCACGGCTGCCGGTGGCAGCAGGTCCAGTTCGAACTCGGCAATCGGCAGGAACAGTGGCTCGGGCGGGGCGACCTCGGTGTCCCGCACATCGCAATGACGCTGGGTGACGATTTGCGTCAGCAGGTCGCTGCCGGCGCTGGGTTCGACCGAGGCATCCACCGGCACCGGATCTGCGGCCAGCTGCGCACCTGGCTCCTGGCCAAGTTGCTCGGCCAGCGCCCGGGCGAAGAAGTCCTGCCACACATGACTGACACCGGCCAGCGCTTGGGTATTGCGCAGGCCGAAGTGGTTGTGGGTCGGCAGTACACCGGTGAACAGGGAATGAATGTCTGACATTTCTCTCGGTCGACGCTCAGGGTCTGGCAAAATGCCTGATCCTTTTTTATCGGCCGCTTTTTGCCGATCCTTAATATTTTTTGAGCGTAGTAAACGATGAGCGAACAACCCGCGGCCAGCCGCATTCGGGTCGAAGCCTTGGCCGACGGTTTCCAGGCCCGTGCCCAGCACTGGGCGGAGCAGCTTGGCCTGCCTTTGCAGTTGGCAGACGCCGACTTTGCCCTGCAAGTGGGTGAGCAGGGCCTGCAACTGCAACAGTTAGGGCCTGATGCACCCGGCCCGGTGCGGGTGGATTTTGTCGAAGGTGGCGCGGCCCATCGCCGGCTCTACGGTGGTGGCAGCGGGCAGATGATCGCCAAGGCGGTGGGTGTGTCCCAGGGTGTGCGGCCCCGGGTGCTGGATGCCACGGCCGGCCTGGGCAAGGACGCATTCGTGCTGGCCAGCCTGGGCTGCGAGATGAGCCTGATAGAGCGTCAACCGCTGATTGGTGCCTTGCTCGAAGATGGCCTGGCGCGCGGTGCGGATGATTTTGAAGTGGCACCCATCGTCGCGCGGATGACCTTGCTCAAGGGCAACTCCATCGAGGTGATGCGCCATTGGGCAGGTGAGCCGCCGCAGGTGATCTACCTGGACCCAATGTTTCCCCATCGTGAGAAAACGGCCCTGGTGAAGAAGGAAATGCGCCTGTTTCGCCCGCTGGTGGGCGATGATCCGGATGCCCCGGCGCTGCTGGCGGCGGCCTTGGCCCTGGCCAGCCACCGGGTGGTGGTCAAGCGCCCGCGCAAGGCGCCGTGCATTGAGGGGCCCAAGCCGAGCCATGCGCTGGATGGCAAGTCCAGCCGATACGATATTTATCCAAAGAAAGCGCTCAAGGCCTGAGAGCCTCTTCGCAACAAACGCAATCATCTTGTAGGCGCCGGCTTGCCGGCGATGGCGTCAGATCGATCAGCGACTGTTCAAGGCCGATATGCCCGCATAAACAACCCCACCACGTCCTGCACATGCTCTTCGGCGGCGGCTTCGCTCAAGCGTTCGCCGCAGCCATACAGCAAACAGAAATTCGCCGTGCCCTTGAGCAGGCAAAAAAAATGTTCGGCGGCGGTAAACGGCTTGTCGATGCGTAGCGCTCCACTCTGGTTGATCTTGCCCAGCAAGCGCTCCATCCCCTGCAACATCCGCATGGGCCCGGCCTCGAAGAAGATCTGCGACAGCTTCGGATCCTGATTGCCCGACGTCATCATCAAACGATGCAGGTTCACCGACTCGTCACTGTTGATCAGCAGGTGAAAGCCACGGGCGATGTTCAGTAGCACGTTCTCCACTGGCACGTCGTCGGGCAGTTCGAAATACATCACCGGCAGCTGCGCTTCGCACTTGGCCTCGACGGCGGCGGTGAACAGCGTTTCCTTGTCGGTGAAGTGGCTGTAGACCGTCAGTTTCGACACGCCAGCCTCAAGGGCCACCGCATCCATGCTGGTGCTCGCGTAGCCATTGCTCAAGAACAGGATTTTCGCTGCGTCGAGGATTGCCTGGCGTTTTGCCATGTCCTTGGGACGCCCGGGGCTATTGGTGCTTACAGGATTGTCGGACATTTTCACTTTAATACTGGACTGGTGAGTTTGGTATTAATAACATACCGGCCAGTATAATTACTCCAAGCACCATTTGCGAAAGGTCCTTCAGCATGCGCAGCATTTTCCTGCCCCTCGCGTTGCCTGTCAGCCTGGCTTTCTTGTTGGCTGGCTGTGGCCATGAAGAAGCGGCCCCCACCACCGTCCGCCCGGCCATGGTGGTACAGCCCCAGCCCTCGGCGCAGGCAATGGATAGCTATCCCGGCGAGGTGCGGGCCCGTTATGAGCCGGACCTGGCCTTTCGCATTGGCGGCAAAGTCAGCCGGCGGCTGGTGGAAGAGGGCGAGCGTGTCAAGGCCAACCAGCCGTTGGCTGAACTTGATCCCCAGGATGTGCGCTTGCAGCTGGAAGCCACGCGTGCTCAGGTCACTGCCGCCGAGGCCAACCTGAGCCTGGTACGGGCTGAGCGTGATCGCTACAAGACCCTGATGGACCGTCAGATGGTCAGCCGCTCCCAGTACGACAATTCCGAAAACCTCTACCGTGCAGGTGTCGCCCGCCTGCAGCAGATCAAGGCTGAGTTCGATGTGGCCAACAACCAGGCCGGCTATGCCGTGCTGCGCGCGCCCCAGGACGGGGTGGTGGCCAAGCGTGCGGTGGAAGTCGGGCAAGTGGTGTCTGCCGGGCAGACCGTGTTCACCCTGGCCACCGATGGCGAGCGTGAAGTCTTGATCAGCTTTCCGGAGCAGAGCTTTGGCCGCTTCAAGGTCGGCCAGCCGGTCTCCGTAGAGTTGTGGAGCCAGCCCGACCAGCGTTTTGACGGACGCATTCGCGAGCTGTCACCGGCGGCAGATCCCAAGTCGCGCACCTTCGCCGCCCGCGTGGCTTTCAACGCCGGCAAAGTCCCCGCTGAGCTGGGGCAGAGTGCTCGGGTCTTTATCCAGGCAGACGGTGTGATTCCTCTGTCGGTGCCGCTTTCTGCCCTCAGTGCAGAGAACGGCGCGTCCTACGTCTGGTTGGTCAAGCCGGACAACACCCTCAAGCGTACAGCGGTGCGGATCGGTGCCTTTGGTGAAAACAGCGTACCGGTGCTCGAAGGCCTTGCCCCCTCCGACTGGGTGATTGCGGCCGGTGTCCATGTGCTCCATGAGGGCCAGCAAGTGCGTCCGGTGGATCGTTCCAACCGGGTGGTGAATCTGGCGGCCAACAAGGAGTAGTCCCCGATGGGTTTCAATCTTTCCGAATGGGCGTTGCGTAATCGCCAGATCGTGCTGTTCCTGATGCTGTTGCTGGCTGTTGTCGGTACGTTGTCCTACACCAAGCTGGGGCAAAGCGAAGATCCGCCGTTCACCTTCAAAGCCATGGTGATCAAGACCAACTGGCCAGGCGCCACGGCCCAGGAAGTTTCACGCCAGGTCACTGAGCGCATTGAAAAGAAACTGATGGAAACCGGCGAGTACGAGCGCATTGTTTCGTTCTCCCGCCCGGGGGAATCCCAGGTCACGTTTATGGCGCGGGACTCGATGCACTCGGCGCAGATTCCGGACCTCTGGTACCAGGTACGCAAAAAG from Pseudomonas fluorescens encodes the following:
- a CDS encoding isocitrate lyase/PEP mutase family protein, coding for MDAQTLRAESFRALHERDRAFVMPNPWDAGSAKMLASLGFEALATTSAGFAFSLGRPDAEGALSLEDTLGNARMIVQATALPVAADLENGFSDTPQGCAQSLLHAAATGIVGGSIEDATGIAVDPIYPFDLSVERIEAAVAAARSLPFPFMLTARAENLLHGRLDLTDTISRLQAYAEAGADVLYAPGLRSAEEVLAVVRAVAPKPVNVLMSGGLKLSVTQLSEMGVKRISVGSAMALAAYGEFFRAAREVQELGTFTFTERSMPFSQANQLFKG
- a CDS encoding class I SAM-dependent methyltransferase — encoded protein: MSEQPAASRIRVEALADGFQARAQHWAEQLGLPLQLADADFALQVGEQGLQLQQLGPDAPGPVRVDFVEGGAAHRRLYGGGSGQMIAKAVGVSQGVRPRVLDATAGLGKDAFVLASLGCEMSLIERQPLIGALLEDGLARGADDFEVAPIVARMTLLKGNSIEVMRHWAGEPPQVIYLDPMFPHREKTALVKKEMRLFRPLVGDDPDAPALLAAALALASHRVVVKRPRKAPCIEGPKPSHALDGKSSRYDIYPKKALKA
- a CDS encoding TetR/AcrR family transcriptional regulator, encoding MSDNPVSTNSPGRPKDMAKRQAILDAAKILFLSNGYASTSMDAVALEAGVSKLTVYSHFTDKETLFTAAVEAKCEAQLPVMYFELPDDVPVENVLLNIARGFHLLINSDESVNLHRLMMTSGNQDPKLSQIFFEAGPMRMLQGMERLLGKINQSGALRIDKPFTAAEHFFCLLKGTANFCLLYGCGERLSEAAAEEHVQDVVGLFMRAYRP
- a CDS encoding efflux RND transporter periplasmic adaptor subunit, with amino-acid sequence MRSIFLPLALPVSLAFLLAGCGHEEAAPTTVRPAMVVQPQPSAQAMDSYPGEVRARYEPDLAFRIGGKVSRRLVEEGERVKANQPLAELDPQDVRLQLEATRAQVTAAEANLSLVRAERDRYKTLMDRQMVSRSQYDNSENLYRAGVARLQQIKAEFDVANNQAGYAVLRAPQDGVVAKRAVEVGQVVSAGQTVFTLATDGEREVLISFPEQSFGRFKVGQPVSVELWSQPDQRFDGRIRELSPAADPKSRTFAARVAFNAGKVPAELGQSARVFIQADGVIPLSVPLSALSAENGASYVWLVKPDNTLKRTAVRIGAFGENSVPVLEGLAPSDWVIAAGVHVLHEGQQVRPVDRSNRVVNLAANKE